Proteins found in one Sorghum bicolor cultivar BTx623 chromosome 1, Sorghum_bicolor_NCBIv3, whole genome shotgun sequence genomic segment:
- the LOC8067383 gene encoding putative GEM-like protein 8: protein MESFAQNQKHVIGIPLASYAYASEEGKPSCSALIHKKNKKTSFIYRMNKLNLKTDSYMQGFKQHLTLGPKISETIKGKLSFGAKVLQAGSIEKIFRQYFVVEKDEKLLKAFQCYLSTTAGPIAGMLFISNEKIAFHSDRPLSLACPKGERTRVPYKVLIPAKRIKSASVRENLYNPDEKYIDLVTVDGFDFWFMGFISYEKSFRYLQHVISRFR from the exons ATGGAGAGTTTTGCCCAGAACCAGAAGCATGTCATTGGAATTCCTTTGGCCTCGTATGCATATGCCAGTGAGGAAGGAAAACCTTCCTGTTCTGCCTTGATTCATAAGAAGA ACAAGAAGACTTCCTTCATTTACCGGATGAACAAGCTGAACCTGAAAACAGATAGCTACATGCAAGGGTTCAAACAACACT TAACTCTGGGGCCAAAAATTTCTGAAACTATCAAAGGGAAACTAAGCTTCGGTGCAAAGGTTCTACAAGCTGGCAGCATTGAGAAAATCTTCAGGCAATACTTTGTAGTGGAGAAGGATGAGAAATTATTGAAGGCTTTCCAGTGTTATCTTTCAACCACAGCTGGTCCAATAGCAGGAATGCTTTTTATCTCAAATGAGAAGATTGCTTTCCATAGTGATAGGCCCCTGAGTTTAGCATGTCCCAAAGGGGAAAGGACCAGGGTGCCCTACAAG GTGTTGATCCCCGCAAAAAGAATAAAGAGCGCTTCCGTGAGAGAAAATTTGTACAATCCTGATGAGAAGTATATTGATTTAGTTACTGTTGATGGATTTGATTTTTGGTTTATGGGTTTTATTAGCTATGAGAAATCATTCAGATATCTTCAACATGTAATTTCAAGGTTTAGATGA
- the LOC8067122 gene encoding GEM-like protein 7, whose translation MESFTQKHVIGIPLTSFAYADEERQGKPSCSTMVHKKNKKSSFIYRMNKLSDKTDNYMQGFKEHLTLGPKISETIKGKLSFGAKVLQAGGIDKVFREYFSVEKDEKLLKAFQCYLSTTAGPIAGMLFISTKKIAFHSDRPLNFMSPKGGSTKVPYKVLIPTKRIKSASVRENLYNPDEKYIDVVTVDGFDFWFMGFVSYEKSFKYLQHVIPELR comes from the exons ATGGAGAGTTTCACCCAGAAGCACGTCATTGGAATTCCATTGACTTCGTTTGCATACGCCGATGAGGAAAGACAAGGAAAACCTTCCTGTTCCACCATGGTTCATAAAAAAA ATAAGAAGAGTTCCTTCATTTATCGGATGAACAAACTGAGCGATAAAACAGATAACTACATGCAAGGGTTCAAAGAACACT TAACTCTGGGACCAAAAATTTCAGAAACTATAAAAGGGAAACTAAGCTTCGGTGCAAAGGTTCTCCAAGCTGGCGGTATTGATAAAGTCTTCAGAGAATACTTTTCTGTTGAGAAAGATGAGAAACTACTGAAGGCTTTCCAGTGCTATCTTTCAACCACAGCTGGTCCAATAGCTGGAATGCTTTTCATCTCAACTAAGAAGATTGCTTTCCATAGTGATAGGCCTTTGAATTTCATGTCTCCCAAAGGAGGCAGTACAAAGGTGCCATACAAG gtgttgatccccacaaagaGGATAAAGAGTGCTTCAGTGCGGGAAAATTTATACAATCCAGACGAGAAGTATATTGATGTAGTTACTGTTGATGGCTTTGATTTTTGGTTCATGGGCTTTGTCAGCTATGAGAAGTCATTCAAATATCTTCAGCATGTAATTCCGGAGCTGAGATGA
- the LOC8067123 gene encoding pentatricopeptide repeat-containing protein At4g14850 has protein sequence MYSYCADAASAVRVFGVLPRPNPVSWTTLVSGLVQNSMHHDALAAFAAMRRAHVAPTQFALSSAARAAAALSAPRPGTQLHCIGTRFGFDTELFVASNLADMYSKCGLLDEACRVFDQMPHRDAVTWTTMIDGYAKNGSLKAAILAFRDMKCEGLVGADQHVFCSALSASGGLKDGWFGRSLHCCIIKAGFELETVVRNALLDMYAKSGDLESASRVVKIDPGGWNVVSGTSLIDGYIEVDRIEEALETYTELGRQGVEPNEFTFASMIKGCAMQDLLEQGAQLHAQVIKTSLISDSFVGSTLVYMYGKCGLISLSLQLFNEIGYHSEVAWNAVINVYAQHGHGWGAIQAFDRMTASGIRPNHITFVCLLTACSHAGLVDEGLEYFYSMKDAHGIEPKEEHYSCIIDMYGRAGRLDEAEKFISEMPVKPNAYGWCSLLGACRMRGNKELGEIAAQNLMKLDPDNTGIHVSLSGIYASLGQWEDAKSVRKLMKDSSIKNLPGFS, from the coding sequence ATGTACTCCTACTGCGCCGACGCGGCCTCCGCCGTCCGCGTGTTCGGCGTCCTGCCCCGCCCCAACCCCGTCTCCTGGACGACGCTCGTCTCGGGTCTCGTCCAGAACTCCATGCACCACGACGCGCTCGCCGCCTTCGCCGCCATGCGCCGCGCGCATGTCGCCCCCACGCAGTTCGCGCTCTCCAGCGCTGCACGCGCCGCGGCCGCACTCTCCGCCCCGCGCCCCGGCACGCAGCTGCACTGCATCGGTACCAGGTTTGGCTTTGACACTGAGCTCTTCGTCGCGAGCAACCTTGCCGACATGTACTCCAAGTGCGGGCTCCTTGATGAGGCGTGCAGGGTATTCGACCAAATGCCGCACAGGGATGCCGTCACCTGGACTACCATGATCGACGGCTATGCAAAGAATGGGAGCCTCAAGGCCGCTATTCTGGCTTTCCGGGATATGAAATGTGAGGGACTCGTTGGAGCTGACCAGCATGTCTTCTGCAGTGCGTTGAGTGCATCAGGAGGGCTCAAGGATGGATGGTTTGGTCGAAGCCTGCATTGTTGTATAATTAAGGCTGGGTTTGAACTGGAGACTGTTGTGAGGAATGCGCTGCTGGATATGTATGCTAAGTCTGGGGATTTGGAGAGTGCCTCTCGTGTGGTGAAGATTGATCCTGGAGGTTGGAATGTTGTGTCAGGCACCTCATTGATTGACGGTTACATTGAGGTTGATCGTATTGAGGAGGCTCTTGAGACGTATACTGAGTTGGGGAGGCAAGGTGTCGAGCCCAATGAATTCACTTTCGCGAGCATGATTAAGGGCTGTGCCATGCAAGATCTGCTCGAACAAGGTGCTCAGCTGCATGCTCAAGTGATCAAGACAAGTTTGATCAGTGACTCATTTGTTGGTTCCACCCTTGTGTATATGTATGGAAAATGTGGCCTCATAAGTTTGTCCCTTCAGTTATTTAATGAGATTGGATACCACAGTGAGGTCGCCTGGAATGCGGTTATAAATGTATATGCACAGCACGGTCATGGTTGGGGGGCAATCCAAGCTTTTGATAGGATGACCGCAAGTGGTATCAGGCCAAATCACATTACATTTGTCTGCCTCCTGACAGCATGCAGTCATGCTGGATTAGTGGACGAAGGACTGGAATATTTTTACTCTATGAAGGATGCACATGGTATTGAGCCTAAAGAGGAGCATTATTCATGTATCATTGATATGTATGGTCGAGCTGGGAGACTAGATGAAGCAGAAAAATTCATAAGTGAGATGCCTGTCAAACCCAATGCGTAtggttggtgctccttgctTGGAGCATGCCGGATGCGAGGAAACAAGGAGCTGGGAGAGATTGCTGCGCAGAATCTTATGAAGCTTGATCCAGATAACACCGGTATTCACGTATCCCTTTCTGGGATATACGCATCATTGGGCCAATGGGAGGATGCAAAGTCAGTTAGGAAGTTGATGAAGGATAGCAGTATTAAAAACCTGCCTGGTTTTAGCTAG
- the LOC8067384 gene encoding myosin-1: MASVEVRSVRKSAALRARGGPSKLQPARSMPLDYRYSAAGAASSPNGGGRGPAANGVGRRAAAAESEKEEDLVRLERDDADSPYSSKAVTAEEEEEEVGERGGGGDEVDSVAAATPRRLSPRAAASPTEGDARWSDTSSYGAKKKHRVFCQLPNGDWALCTVLTTSGDESVLKVSEGKVLRLKTDSLQPANPEILDGVDDLMQLSYLSEASVLYNLQYRYSQDMIYTKAGPVLVAVNPFKKVSLYGNEYIDAYRNKSMDSPHVYAIADAALREMKRDEVNQSIIISGESGAGKTETAKIAMQYLASLGGGSGIEYEILQTNPILEAFGNAKTLRNDNSSRFGKLIEIHFSTTGRICGAMIQTFLLEKSRVVQCAVGERSYHIFYQLCAGAPVSLREKLNLKKVDEYKYLKQSCCYSIAGVDDAQMFRTVTEAMNIVHISKEDQENVFAMVSAVLWLGDVSFTVIDNESHVEIIVDEASRTVAELLGCSIEDLNLALSKRHMKVNNENIVQKLTLAQATDTRDALAKSVYASLFEWLVEQINKSLSVGKRRTGRSISILDIYGFESFDKNSFEQFCINYANERLQQHFNRHLFKLEQEEYVEDGIDWAKVDFEDNQDCLSLFEKKPLGLLSLLDEESTFPNATDLTFANKLKQHLDSNSCFRGERGKAFAVRHYAGEVAYDTSGFLEKNRDLLHMDSIQLLAKCKTSLPKMFASKMLVQSDNSMSVPYRSSAADSQKLSVAMKFKGQLFQLMQRLESTTPHFIRCIKPNNLQLPAIYEQGLVLQQLKCCGVLEVVRISRSGYPTRMTHQKFARRYGFLLLEDVASQDPLSVSVAILHQFNILPEMYQVGYTKLFFRTGQIGKLEDTRNRTLHGILRVQSCFRGHQARHHARERIRGVLALQSFIRGENARQIYSSLSRKHRAAVILQRNVRCWLARRYFIKLRKASVIIQSGIRGSLVRRCNGNIDLINVLREFESKQEAEGDQILIKASVLAELQRRILKAEATVREKDEENEMLHQRLQQYENRWLEYEQKMKAMEEMWQKQMRSLQSSLSVAKKSLALDETPRMSDSSVDQSWESNGNHVSSGSQLVPRTGGREMNAGLSVIGRLNEEFEQRSQVFADDAKFLVEVKSGQADASLNPDMELRRLKQNFDSWKKDFSGRIRETKVILNKLGNGNESSPNSVKRKWWGRLNTSKFS, translated from the exons ATGGCGTCGGTGGAGGTGCGGTCGGTACGGAAGTCCGCGGCCCTGCGTGCGCGCGGCGGGCCCAGCAAGCTGCAGCCGGCGCGGTCCATGCCGCTCGACTACAGGTACTCGGCCGCCGGGGCCGCCTCGTCGCCGAACGGTGGCGGGCGCGGGCCGGCTGCGAACGGCGTCGGGCGTCGTGCGGCTGCGGCGGAGTCAGAGAAGGAAGAGGATTTGGTGCGGTTGGAGCGGGACGACGCGGACTCGCCGTACAGCTCCAAGGCGGTGAcggcagaggaggaggaggaggaagtggGGGAGAGaggtggaggaggagacgaGGTGGATTCGGTGGCCGCGGCGACGCCAAGGAGATTGTCGCCGAGGGCAGCGGCGAGCCCCACGGAAGGCGACGCCAGGTGGAGTGACACCAGCTCGTACGGAGCTAAGAAG AAGCATAGAGTTTTCTGTCAGCTTCCGAACGGTGATTGGGCATTATGCACAGTACTTACAACCTCTGGTGATGAGTCCGTTCTAAAGGTTTCTGAAGGAAAA GTACTGCGATTGAAAACAGACAGTCTTCAACCTGCAAATCCTGAAATTCTTGATGGAGTGGATGATCTTATGCAGCTAAGTTATCTAAGTGAAGCATCAGTACTATACAATCTGCAGTACAGATACTCCCAGGACATGATTTAT ACTAAAGCAGGTCCAGTTTTGGTGGCTGTCAATCCTTTCAAGAAAGTTTCATTGTATGGTAATGAGTACATTGATGCATATAGAAATAAATCAATGGACAGTCCACATGTTTATGCAATAGCAGATGCAGCACTTCGTGAAATGAAAAGAG ATGAAGTCAACCAATCTATAATTATAAG TGGTGAGAGTGGAGCAGGAAAAACAGAAACCGCAAAAATTGCTATGCAGTATCTAGCTTCTCTTGGAGGTGGAAGTGGTATTGAATATGAAATTCTTCAGACCAATCCAATACTCGAGGCTTTTGGCAATGCAAAGACATTGAGAAATGATAACTCAAGTCGTTTT GGAAAGCTTATCGAAATTCATTTCAGTACCACTGGAAGAATATGTGGTGCCATGATTCAAACAT TTTTGCTTGAGAAG TCCAGAGTTGTACAATGTGCAGTTGGTGAGCGATCCTACCATATATTTTATCAGCTGTGTGCTGGTGCACCTGTGTCTCTAAGAG AGAAGTTGAATTTGAAAAAGGTGGATGAGTACAAATATCTTAAACAGAGCTGTTGCTATTCAATTGCGGGTGTGGATGATGCCCAAATGTTTCGAACTGTGACG GAAGCTATGAACATCGTTCATATCAGCAAAGAGGACCAAGAGAATGTTTTTGCAATGGTCTCTGCTGTTCTATGGCTGGGGGATGTCTCATTTACAGTAATTGACAATGAAAGTCATGTTGAAATCATTGTAGATGAAG CTTCAAGAACGGTTGCAGAACTTCTTGGCTGCAGTATTGAAGATCTCAATCTAGCTTTGTCAAAGCGCCACATGAAAGTCAATAATGAAAACATTGTCCAGAAACTTACCCTTGCTCAG GCAACTGACACAAGAGATGCTCTGGCCAAATCAGTCTATGCCAGTTTGTTTGAGTGGCTTGTAGAACAAATTAATAAGTCTCTCTCAGTAGGCAAGCGTCGAACTGGGAGATCAATCAGTATTCTTGATATCTATGGCTTTGAGTCATTTGAT AAGAACAGTTTTGAACAGTTCTGCATTAATTATGCTAATGAAAGGTTGCAACAACATTTCAATCGTCATTTGTTTAAGcttgagcaagag GAATATGTGGAGGATGGCATTGACTGGGCAAAGGTTGACTTTGAGGATAATCAAGACTGTTTGAGTCTCTTTGAGAAA AAACCACTGGGGTTATTGTCTCTGCTGGACGAGGAATCTACTTTCCCCAATGCCACAGATCTTACTTTTGCAAACAAGCTTAAGCAACATCTTGACTCGAACTCTTGCTTCAGAGGAGAAAGAGGCAAGGCATTTGCTGTCCGTCACTATGCAGGAGAG GTGGCTTATGATACTTCGGGTTTTCTGGAGAAGAATAGAGATTTATTGCACATGGACTCGATTCAGCTCCTTGCCAAATGCAAGACTTCTCTGCCAAAAATGTTTGCATCTAAGATGCTAGTTCAATCAGATAATTCTATGTCTGTTCCATATAGATCTAGTGCTGCTGATTCTCAAAAACTAAGTGTTGCCATGAAGTTCAAG GGTCAACTGTTCCAACTTATGCAAAGACTGGAAAGTACAACACCACACTTTATTCGCTGCATTAAACCAAATAATTTACAACTCCCTGCAATTTACGAACAAGGACTTGTGCTTCAACAACTTAAATGCTGTGGGGTTCTTGAGGTTGTCCGGATTTCAAGATCTGGATATCCAACAAGAATGACTCACCAGAAGTTTGCTCGGCG gtatggctttcttcttcttgagGATGTTGCATCCCAAGATCCACTCAGTGTTTCAGTTGCAATTCTTCATCAGTTCAACATTTTACCTGAGATGTATCAAGTTGGCTACACAAAGTTGTTTTTCCGAACTGGCCAG ATTGGCAAACTTGAAGATACTCGGAATCGTACTCTGCACGGTATTTTAAGGGTTCAAAGCTGTTTCAGGGGGCATCAAGCCCGTCATCATGCGAGAGAACGAATAAGAGGAGTTTTGGCTCTTCAATCAT TCATTCGTGGTGAGAATGCACGGCAAATTTATTCCTCTTTGTCGAGGAAACATAGAGCAGCAGTTATTTTGCAGAGAAATGTGAGATGTTGGCTCGCAAGAAGGTATTTCATAAAACTCCGGAAGGCCTCGGTAATAATACAGTCTG GTATTCGTGGCAGTCTTGTTCGAAGATGTAATGGAAATATTGATCTAATAAACGTGCTAAGAGAGTTTGAATCAAAACAG GAGGCAGAGGGTGACCAAATTTTGATCAAGGCATCAGTCCTGGCTGAGTTACAGAGGCGGATACTAAAAGCCGAGGCCACAGTTCGTGAAAAGGAtgaagagaatgagatgcttCATCAGCGGCTTCAGCAATATGAAAACCGCTGGTTAGAGTACGAGCAGAAAATGAAAGCTATGGAGGAAATGTGGCAGAAGCAAATGCGTTCATTGCAATCGAGCCTTTCCGTAGCAAAGAAGAGTCTTGCTCTAGATGAGACGCCTAGGATGTCAGACTCATCAGTGGATCAGAGCTGGGAAAGCAATGGGAATCATGTCAGTAGTGGGTCTCAGCTGGTGCCACGCACTGGTGGGCGTGAAATGAACGCTGGCCTGAGCGTCATTGGCCGCCTAAACGAAGAATTCGAACAACGGAGCCAGGTATTTGCTGATGACGCCAAGTTCCTGGTTGAGGTCAAGTCTGGGCAGGCGGATGCCAGCCTAAACCCAGACATGGAGCTCCGGAGGTTGAAGCAGAATTTTGACTCGTGGAAGAAGGATTTCAGTGGCCGCATAAGGGAGACAAAGGTGATCCTGAACAAGCTCGGGAATGGCAACGAGTCATCGCCCAACTCTGTGAAGCGGAAATGGTGGGGCAGACTGAACACCTCCAAGTTTTCGTGA